The Lactuca sativa cultivar Salinas chromosome 2, Lsat_Salinas_v11, whole genome shotgun sequence genome includes the window caatacatatacagatacactagaaacaatacatatacagatatactagaaacaatacatatacagatatactagaaacaatacatatacagatgtactagaaacaatacatatacagatatactagcaacaatacatatacagatatactagaaacaatacatatacagatatacgagaaacaatacatatacagatatacgagaaacaatacatatacataaatacgtaataattgtgatccactgtatcgggcatgccttaaatgtcatggcccgagttgtagccagaattctcttggagggagagcgtgagtttgcgtatagatctatactggattgactatcctacaccttgctgctagctacagccggacctgcaggtctgcgggtgccaaacgtcatttcttattacgaccattcattatgtcgttgttaccagtcgatagcatggtgcaatttatcacaatataccttaatataaatccggtttaaggtagtagtatttagtacagcagtagtcttattatacaaagctacagtactacaatggtttacccattacatattttagtgataatctcacttaagcatttgtgtacaaactatatttttaacaaatgatagttatacttgggtgattacatacttttacaacagacaagtttacaaaacagtttagccttggtagaaggttacttttatagaaaatataagattttctgagggattcaaacttttacaaacactttcaaacatttgcttacatttttacaaacttatacattgagacaggttcaaacgtttttacaagaaacattgacactaaaatacttatgaactcaccagcttaatgctgataaactctttcaaaataacttgtattctcaggtcatcagtagacaggtaccgaggccagcttttgagaagatggagtgcattcaagactcatctcatattattttgttatacattatttttggtgtctataactgtacagaacacttgtattaaaattatatatttaatgcaatggatgatgttgtttgcttatttacatttactgtgttgtgatactatacatgacgtcctccgccccagaacgtttccgccgttcttggttttggggtgtgacaggaatGGAACGGATTACAAGCACTTGTTCTTAAGGATTGTCCTTTTACATATTATGTTCACTGCTTTGCTCACAGATTGCAACTAGCCTTGGTGGCTGCTTCAAGGGAAATTATTCCGGTACACCAATTTTTCACAAACTTGATTCTTACAATTAATGTAGTTTGTGCTTCCAGTAAGCATCATAATGAGTTACAAAAGGAAAATGCAACTGAGATTGAACAATTATTAGAAGTAGGTCAAATCGAATCAGGTAAATGATTAAATCAAGTTGGGACATTAAGAAGAGCTGGTGGCACACGTTGGGGTTCTCATTTTCGTTCCGTTTGTAGTTTTCTTAACACGTTTTCTTGCACTCGTGTTGTTCTCCAAGGAATAATTGATGACGTATCTGCTACTTATTCTTGACGCGGAGATGTTGATGCAGCTTACTGTTATCTGAAATCATTTGAGTTTGTGTGTATTCTTCAGCTGGTAAAGGAAGTAATGGGAAAAACAGATATACTTTCTCAAGCTCTACAAAAGAAATCCCAAGATATTTTTAATGTCATGGAGTTAGTTTCAGCAACAAAGGAGGGTCTAAATGATTTCAGAAACAAGGGATGGGAGTCTTTACTTGCACAagtaaagtttttttttgtgaaaaatatcaaataaatatGTCATATATGAATGCTCCATATACTTCTACTCAATACCGGCCTTGAAAAATAGATAATCATGTTACTTTTGAACATTTTTATCGAGTGGATTTGTTTACAGCCACATTGGACAAACAATTACACGAGTTGAATAGTAGATTCAATGATCGGACGATGGAGTTGTTAAGTCTTAGTTCTTCTTTAGTTTCTAAAGTGATTAATGTTGATCAAATTTGTCTTCTTGTTGAGAAGTATTATCTTGAAGATTTTACAGAGCAAGAGATGATTCAATTACGATATCAAATGGAGATTTTTAATATTGATATCACAAAGAATCCCATGCTAAGTGGTGTATCAACTATTTCTGACCTATGTAAGCGTCTTGTGGAAACTCAGAAACGTGAGACATATTATTTGCTTGATAGAGTGGTTCGGTTAATCTTGACACTTCCGGTTTCTACCTCAACAACAGAGAGGGGATTTTCAGCAATGAAAATATTCAAGAACCGTCTTCGCAATAAGATGTCAGATGATTTTCTCGCAAACAACTTGGTGAtttacaaaaaaagaaaaatcgTTGCAAATATTGATTTGAAGTCTGTAATTGATGATTTTAAAGACATTAAAGGTCGTTGGACTGAGTTTTAATTCTTTTTCTAGTTGTTTATTTGCTGAAATCAATTTGTTTTTTTAAAGAATGTTAATTTCAGTTTAaaatattccccccccccccccccaaattaaCTGTTCAAGTTCCGCCACTGCATCTAGTGCCTTTCTTGACAAAAGATCGTCGAATATTGGTGACTGATCAAGAACATTAACGTCGTTGTTGGAACTTGCAACCCTGAAAAAAAAACATGTCAAATTGTTGGCTATCCGTACAAACACAATTTTTCGCAAACGAAACATTCTTTTTAAATCGTTTGCCTGATAGACACAATTATCACCAAAATAATCGTGAACTAGACATCGATGTCCTTCTTTGTGATTTCTGTTTAACATCACATGTCTGATTAATAGATGAACTGAATCTGGTTGTTGTACCATGTTCATGCAATACTCATATATCGTAGAGAGGAATatatcatcatcaacattatCATCGTTAGACGGGTCAAACAGATCAaacaaatctattttttttttaaattgtgaagtattgaaattttataaaatatggggaaagaaaagaaagaaattaTTAACAGTAAGATAGAAGTATATATTtctagataaaaaaaattatatttattattattattattattattattattattattattattttgtggaAAATGAACGTGGTAGAATTCAGAAAAGTCAAAGAAATCAAACACGTTATAGCTCGTTATCATCCTTACAACGGCATACCACATAacaggtgggggggggggggggggggtgttcacCCGTTACCACGCCGTTAAGGCACTACCACATCAATAATAACGGATGGTAAGAGACCGTACCTGATCGTCTAATAGTCTTTAAGAAAAATATAATGAACATCAACTTCTTGTCATGATGAATtccaagaaatttttttttttttattgtaaaatGGAGTTATAAGTGTTGTCTTATTATGATTTCATGACTCCCATAGAGAAATCTATCTACAAAGGTCAAAAATAGATAGATAAAAACTTGTTCTCTCTTAGGCAGTAGCATAAATGGTGTCTCGTAAGCCGTGGCATAAATGGTGGCACAAATCATGCTGGTATGTCTCCATGAATATTATTCCCTCTTTTgcactttcatatatatatatatacattaatcTAAACTTTATATTTGCTTTGAAATCTCAATTACTCAAATagaaattttttaataaaacaaaaaacaactCAAAAGTATTTCCGAAAATGACTTTTAGAAAACGAAGCTGTGAGATTCCCACAAACATTTTTCTACAATATTTTCATGTATGATATATGTTATTAATTCATCTTCTAAGCCATTAAGTGTCATTTTCCTAAAAGATTTGCATGTATTCATCATTTTCCGAAAAGAGTTTACATGTAAATTATATGAGAAATCAAATATTATTATAGTTTTTGTTCTTATCAATCTTCTTATTTAATAAATCAAAACAGATGTTAAAAATCAAAAGTCAGAATTAATAATGGATTAAACGTgtcattatttttattattattctatgtgaataaaaatataaacaTTTAATTTCTCAAATTATTTGCATGCAATTCATAACCATTTTAGGAGTACTTTTCAACTAACCCCATGATCACCAATGCAAAAAAATAATAGACAAACATGACCGAATCATTTAATTACCTTTAAATGAActaaatgacatatatatatatatatatatatatatatatatatatatatatatatatatatatatatatatatatatatatatatatatatatatatatatatatatatatatatatattaggtgtgACACCCATGTAGtacatgagtttatttttaaaaaaatcaaatattaaattttaacaatttgaaaattttgaatttataagaaaaatgacaaattttttgaattattaaaattaattaggCTTTAAttcattgaatacattacatatctAAACTCTTTCTAATAAATATCTTACATGTATATTAACTTacatattaaatatgaaatttagtttaataaaataaaaaatacattaaaatgacaagtgaaaaataaaaaattcaaaaattctagaaaatacaATGTGTCTAAAAGAAGAACAAGATGACATGTAGtaaaaagttctttatttattaggaatGATGGATTAAAACATATCATAATGTGTGTTCAACTTAGTAAGGTACGTAGTagcaaaacttatatatatatatatatatatatatatatatatatatatatatatcaccaaaggttcttttgttttatattttttttttcttgaaattgtCCCTACGATACCTTTTTCTTTAAGATGGTCACTACGGAGCAAATCTTAGATACAAATGGTCTTTACTGTGGATGTCCTTTACATGAATCCGTTAAGTTGAAAGAATTTTAATTATGGACTATTTGTAACATTTTGTGAAACTTGCTTAATGATCATTTGTGAAATTTTACACAGGCACCTTTTGATATATTACAATTTTAGTctgtcatttttttttttttttttcattttcgacTCTTTTTTTTCACATCtttgttattatattttttaaatatataaatcatTATTGTTGTCTAAATTTTATCTAAagtatttaaaattaaaatacataattaaatattttcgttttctatttttatctaaaaatatttgaagcataaaaacatcattttattacttttaatttttatattatgtaatttttaatatttatcttCATTTATCTTATACACATAtttaattttatgaaaaaaaacatGATGTGTTATTATAAAAAATACGTTATTATAGACATaatagtatgttgctattctCTTTTAAAAATATAGGTATGTGGTTTTGAGttatagataaaaatatatttcgGTTTTTATTTCATAATATAAGTACAATAAATTTTATTGTTgcgtcaaaaatatggtttatactttacttttctagaaaaatgtatttttgtgtcttggactgtaaacaatttggtgtttacggttgtgtttacggccgtaaacccatttacggcccatgtccaccaagcccatgttccccttctataaatataggtgttagggtgtgagcatgtaacgtcccaaaattcaagactaaaaaattattttaataaaacattactttaagtgAATTCATCATTCCAAAACGTAAACAGAGTTTcaatttccaaaatacatgttcgttatcagagtgaACATTCctaggctgtctaatctatggtgtgtgccatgcgatcaccccgagctcctccctccgctactggaagcacctgaaaccaaaactgaaaaccgtaagcacgaagcttagtgagttccccaccctaccacataccatgcacaaccacatactgcacatattgAGCCACGCCCGctaacctgggcctcgccccctacctcgggcctcgcccgctataacgaccccgccgctccaggccccgcctagcttcgagcctcgctcggatacatatctgtttcaatgaggcctcgcctgtcacagggcctcgcccactaaaaaataataacacataaacatatcacaacacataagctaaacacatacaactgatcctgtcctaaggcctcgcctatcctgggcctcgcccctaccctgctactgatgagtcatggaaccccgtccatgctcctactgattgtgagatacgggcccagcccacacttaCTTTTTTCctaactcgggcctcgcccgtgatctgctgctaatgagatgtgggacaccatccacactctactattggtgagttacgggacctcgcccacactcacctccctaccaggcacatacaagcatcacacagacgacaagtataaactaccacataaaccattccttgggcacccgcccgctaccaCTGGACcttgtcctgaatatcatactagcatactgtgcctagggctaacccccgggtcttcaactcataactacatgggccgacattgtggccttagacccattcacacaaagggaaactcacctgcactggctgaacttgttgacgatcccactagccgctgcccgacactctctgaactcctgctccactcgctccccgagctaccaatatcaatgcaacactgagtccaACTGACCCTCGAaaaacaaccaagtcaactctagtcatagtcaaagtcctggtcaaagtcaaccttccaggtcaaccctactcgccgagtcaccctattgactcgccaagttcatatgttcagagtcctcccattcgcgactagactcgccgagtcagtccatgactcgccgagtctaccgatttccgagtcctgacctgtccaactcaccgagtctccatccgactcactgattcgagtctcaactcaaagggtttggggtttcacgacctgactcgccgagtccaagaacagactcgtcgagtccaagacaatcttcaacagactcgccgagttgttcttccaactcgccgagttcctgcccaactccATCTGACTCGacaagctgttcatcccactcctcaagttcctccaaatcttaatgctactcgccgattccattcagatctccatacatgaagaggacttttgagtcatgcatggactctaaattgtagatctacccttcccaatcctattcctcacgtaaagttgcaaacgttacgtgtagagaaggagatctaggcaaaatacaccataaactagggtttaaggcaaagaggctccataatcaactcaagggcagatactttatgcttctcaagaccataatatgcttagatccgaagtagcaacttcagatctggcttctaactcaaaaggggtagctaatcatggctaaaaagcccccaaaactcagaaccaaaatagatctaaaggagggaaacgacttaataccttcaataactcagaaagtttccccaatcttcagatccaaggccaatccttgaagcttcaatgattcctccttcttcttcttccttcaaatcactcaaaaatggattggaagcttgaatgggcaacaatggggcttaaggTTCGATGTTCtaggtgaaagaggcagtaaaggaaccctaggggagagaatgagacgtttaaataggctccaagtcccgaatttagggttttcctcgcacagaccagactcgccgagtctccttggccgactcgccgattcggtcacttactcctcgacccggatcccgctcagactcgccgagttcctccttggactcgccgagtcgccccttaaaattagggttttctttccattCTTGGccttccaaactttgggtgttacagagCAACTGATTGATGAACgtgagaagagagaaactagagagcattttgtgtgtgtgaatcttttgtattcgGATTTTCATTCTAATCAACTCATACAtatattcatcatattcttcttcttctcttctattttatctgacatcatccgtttgattgggattccgcaccatcaaacggatcagactgatacacaggcagattagggacttacaattggtataagagcttggttgtatcagtcaattttgtcagatttggagcattatttgatcttatttttgaaatattcttgcgtttttggatagatctctgaaaaataaggggggtttgttctttgtgtttttcattaaaaaaggtttttgatcgagtttgcggccggcggctagggtttcggagttcacgaCCGGAGTTTGCGGCCAGAAACTGTTCACGATCGCCGGAGGTTTGCGGCCTCGGCTCGGCTCGGATCGCGGCTCGGGAAGCCGGCTAAGCAGCAGCAAGCCTCACAGCGTCAAATAAAAAGAAAGCGAAGGTGCAGGTGCCAGGTTTCAAACCCGCGACCTCCAGCTCAACAAGCCTGCGCCTTATCCAACTCGGCTAACAGAATCCTTGTGTCATTCCTCCGAATTTTAAAACATAACCTGTCTTTTTCCCTTCAAGTTTCGCATTTTTTACACTTTCAGCCCAAACAaatcaatttccttttattttaaaattccatttcaacccaaaatttttagtttttatttttttgattttatttttaacttttgacttttatttttgactttttactttaaaattttgacttcGACTTTCAAATTTGACATTTGactttaaaatttgacttttttgttttaacttttaaattttcaaatttagcttttcggtttgacttttaagtttgactttgagtttgatttttttaattttgatttttaaggttgactttctcggtttttaagtcaaagggaaattaaaaaaaatgagttctgaaaacattccggtcactgaagttacatgtactccagcttgtggaactacgattaa containing:
- the LOC111912142 gene encoding uncharacterized protein LOC111912142, which produces MSIDTVRWLTFQAYALRGHDETPDSKNHGNFHQLLKLLASYNDEVANVILEKAPYNSKYTSREIQNEILSIIANKVQKHIRSEVGDSYICVMVDESRDESKKEKMAIVLRFVDAEGIIRERLQLALVAASREIIPVHQFFTNLILTINVVCASSKHHNELQKENATEIEQLLEVGQIESATLDKQLHELNSRFNDRTMELLSLSSSLVSKVINVDQICLLVEKYYLEDFTEQEMIQLRYQMEIFNIDITKNPMLSGVSTISDLCKRLVETQKRETYYLLDRVVRLILTLPVSTSTTERGFSAMKIFKNRLRNKMSDDFLANNLVIYKKRKIVANIDLKSVIDDFKDIKGRWTEF